GTCATACTTTTGTCAACTTTTTATTCATTCTGACTAGCATGACTAGGATATATGAaggttgtctcattagcactcatactacatcttcttatttatataatattatacatgCATGACCTTCATTATATTTGTGAACAGAAAGCAAAAAAACTATTTCTAATGAAAAATCAGTAGATTGtctcaaagaaaaaaatcttttaacttACACATTAATAACAAATAGaccaaatttgataaaaaaaaatcacaatttcatGCACTTTTGTTAATCTTGTGATATAGAACCCCCTACATTGTACTATATGacacatcttcaaataaattgtccagtggcggatccaaggGGGGTTCTGGgtgttggaacccccctttctTTTAGGCAATCAAtacatttgaatgggagcatatacttgaaaacccccctttttactctgggttgggacctCCCTCcccccaatttttaaaaaggcTGGATAGTCCATATGCAAATTAAATGTAAGATCCGCCTGATCAGTTGAAATGATAATATGTGTCATATGTGTAATATGTATAAATCTTACCAAGACTGTGAATATCATTGGAACTGGTATGCATGGGTCTTGCATTTGGTGTACTGGACTCTCTACAAGGACCACTGCTACCAGCGCTGCCAACACCACTTGTCCTTGGTGTATTAATACCACTTGTCCGGCTTGGTGTATTAATACTACTAGTGCTTGGTGTATTAATACAACAAGTGCTTGGTGTATTTATTCTACTAGTGCTTGGTGTATTAATACTACTAGTGCTTGGTGTATTAATACTACTAGTGCTTGGTGTATTCATCCTGTTCCGGACTGGTGTTTGATTTATCTGTAaagatattttcatttcttagGTGTTAAGCAATTTCGTACAAAAAGCGTGTATTTGAGTACTTGCATGTCTTATGTGGAGACATGGAACACAGTACTTAGTtatagggagctaccatttgatttttatggggagggggggggggggctaggatgaaaaattgtgtcttgcatttttttttagttgtaatctctgtcctgcctttttatttttcactctagaCTCTATCGTGTCTATCTGGTCCTGGTTTTTTtgtagtttatcctgacttttttaaaaataaaattgtcatcctgcctttttttctcaaactcCTGTCCGAgccctatttttttcaaatttcatcctagccctaaccccccctcccccccccccccctcaataaaaatcaaatggtagctcccttatcaCTATGCAAAAATGAAACATAGAAAAACAGTCATATCCATTTTATGGTCAGACTATATGATTTATACGGATAAGATTATCTAAGATTCATGGTTAtatgcacaggcacttgtttctatccattggaagaaccactatcaacgtatattcgtaaatatacgttgatagtggttcttccaatggatagaaacaagtgcctgtggttaTATGAATGATGTATAATTTTCTGACAGTCTGTCCTATGCTAAATTTAGACATTGGGGTTTTCCATCTGATTTTCGTTGATGTAAGCGGTTAGGAGGATTTCGTTATAAAATTGTTGCAAAGTGCGTGTTTAATATGTCTAATATCACCAGTTTAATgactaataaaataaaaacggaGCTTCTTTGTCTACTGAGATTTTTTCTGTAATAGAAAAGCCGACATTGACACAGCCTATGCCCCTTAGATCATCATAACAACATGACAGTAATATGTTTTTGAAGTGAGATGGTTATCTAGATCTTGTAAAAAGGCTGATGAAATTTGCgtttaaaacatgtatacacACTTACTTGTCTTGATGTGGATGAATTCTGATGAAGGATATCAGGACTTGCTGCCAGGAATTCATCCGTACTTCCATCATCCTCGCTTTGACAGTCTTCGTGCTCGCTGTCTTGTATCAAATCTCTTAAATGACGTGCTTCTCTCTGTCGAACACGACTCCTTTGAATAACAGCAAGAGGTGTTTCGTCTAAAGTTTCATCATCAGAAATATCGTTATAAGACATGTTTGATACTAGATTTACAGTGATGACAATATTCGTGTTTGAATAGGCGCCGAAATCGCAAGAACCGTGTCTGCGGCTGTGTAAAAGAGATAAGGATGGCATGCCAAGATGCTGATTGGCTAAGTGTTAAAGACATTTCCATATACAGATTGGAAAATAACCAAAACTTCAACCGCATGGGAATGAAACTTCAGCGCCATTATTGAACCTGAGAGTTTTATCAGCttagatttgttttgataaatggtGTAAGTACAAAAtgcatatcatttaaaaaacagaagaaaaaaaacatggataTTGTGGTATATATGTGCCCTTCTCCAAAAGGTTCAATAGCCTGCTGCTGCAGCACCAGCACCACTGGGTGTTTCATGAAGAAACTCAGTTAGAGAAATTCTCATTGACACTTACAAAAACCTGCATGGTTTTAAAATACATGAtccattgtacatgtatgtatcttgtttttatctgagggggaggacaggggtcCATTCGCCCTTATTCACGTTCGCCATACTACGTTTTTGCCCTGATACCTGTTCGCCCAGGGTCCATTCgcccatatttttattattttctgtttgttGTCCAGTCgcataattttaagtatttgaacaaaatatacTAAAGTTTGTTAACAAATTGACAGAGTATTTATATTGCCGcaataatttttatcattttctcttTGATTTACAGAGTAGAATTGGTAaccatatacaatgtatttctctttattgatatttgttaacaaaatgattgtattcAGCTGTCAATCATGAATGTATGCAGTATAACTGAGAATAGCACTGTCTCCGAGTATAATAATGAACTTGTAAATCCGTTTCATGATTAACAGTTCGTACATCATTGTGAATATATACCATAAAAATATCTGAATAAGTTTATCAACTTCAATGCCctgaatatcaatattttttagtaggGCGAACGAACTCAGGGCGAACGTACCCAGGGCGAACATGTTATTAGGGCGAACGATCCCGATACCCTCCCACCCCtgttctcctttctcctacccctcttctccttattttttttttaatttaccgaaaaaaaagagagatattttattttttcatattttattttttctccaactttttctcctttctcccagccttcctctcctttctcctaccccctttctcctttctcctaccctctttctccctgtctcccttacccctgtcctccccctcttATCTtataccaaaaaattaaaaatagaaattgaaaaatataactttaatgttgtacatgtacatttacatatatatgcatttcTGACAGccatttgtgtaaaaaaaaagaaagtaatatgaaattaaaaaatataactttaatcctaaacaatatattgttttaaaccaGGCATATGCACCAGAAAGTCATCATcagcaataaatgttttttatatatagaggGGGATACATGTATGACCTTTATCTGGACTCCAGAATCAGgtgttttttttgaaaattttttagtcatacATTGGTATCACTTTGTAGTCTTcttcgtccgaatacttttggTTTTCACACTGTTACTTTAGTATAAatcaatagaaatctatgaaatttaaacgcAAGATTTATgaccactaaaggaaggttgggattgatttttagattttggtttcaacagttaaggaattaggggccaaaaaagggcccaaataagcattgttcttggttttcgcacaataactttagtatacatgtaagtaaatagaaatcaatgaacataaggtctatgaccacaaaaggaaggttgggattgattttgggagttgaagtccctacagtttaggaatttggggccaaaaagggtccaaataagcatttctcttggttttcacaccataacATTAGTAtaggtaaatagaaatctattataatatatagatagagataaactttaaacagcaagAATGTACAGTTAATTATAAGTAGAcctaaaaaaaagtcaacatgaccaaaatggtcaattgacccactaaggagttattgtcctttatagtcaatttttaacagttttcttaaaatttgtaaatttttactaacattttccattaaactactgggcaaaattcattatagatagagataattgtaagtagcaagaatgttcagtacaaacacatcaccatcaccaaaacacaattttgtcatgaatccatctgcgtttaattttcacatagaccaaggtgagcgacacaggctctttagaacCTTTAGTTATTTATACCTGTATTAACCTGTATCATACGTAGTTACCTGTAATATTGACTTAAATGAAAGGTTTTATTGTTGactcaaatgaaatatatagtttgtggcgcaaatgaaagatttttcaGCGCAAATGAAATGCCTATTGGTGCAAAAGCTAAGCACTGAACTGATTCAACCTTTCTGCTAGGATTTGGACAAAccaatttagtttttttcaagTGTGGCCTAGTTCCAATGCTaacttgtacattttgtaccaatataaaaaaagaggatgtggtatgattgcaataaAGACAAGTCTATCAACAAGATACagtaattaacaactataggtcaccataccaccttcagcaatgagcaattAATTTGagataattgaagaaaaaattatcactattaaagaaatgtATATTTCCAGATTTCAAAAGGTCACCAAATTGACAGGTGATCCACAAATTCTTTCAGAGTCTAGTTTggtgacctttttttttatataaaaattaaatatctttatttcagaATGCTTTATGGAGAGATTATAGTGATAAAGAGAAGTGGTGTAGATGGAgcacattttcttttaactgTTAAAGACTGTTTGTTAGGAAggtaattataattaaaatacttatatacaatgtaaaagaaaatgattatctgtggaaattaacattaaaaGGGGAGTTAACTCTGCAAAAATGActcttttttgtcagtttttggttgattttctttaaatttgtgtatgatactttgatggggttataagtttgtgtatgattatattatataattttcttctcatgaaatgtacaaaattatattctGGGTTATGgatatttaatatatactaaaaattaaatcttaaaaatcttctgttgctaTAACGATgaggttagggtcaaatttatgctagattaaTAGATTGACTGGACAATAATGCATTCTGGATAGTATCCAAgctgatctgtgtccacacttgtttttaatgtaaataaaggGCTACAATGTAGTTGTAGATGAGATTGTTCTGAAATCATAAGAACTAGTTAGTTTCCCCGCTCGCTGTTAAGGATTATCATTAAGAATGTAGCTTAAGTTTGACCCAAAAGTCAaaccattatcatgattatagtaTAAACCATATGTAGATTtgtgctgggttttttttcagggGCAAAGATTGTGATATTATAATTAAGCTTCCAAATGTTTCTGCAGAACATTGTAGAATTCATGTATCAGACAATAAACAggtaaattgtatttataaacaggtgaattgtattttaaagaTCTTTGTTCACTTAAACTAGTaccaaaccatgaaaaaaacaGTACTGATGATCATGCTGATATAtccagtggtggatccaggggaGGGAGGGGTTTGGGGGTTggactcccccttttttttgctgatcaatgcatttcatcccccccctttttttaaatgtcaggATTCGCTCCTGTATATTTggttaaaaaaagttgtttatgttttctTACCCTGATGTTTATGACCATAGTTATTGTATCAAACACTATCATTAAATTAAAGTGTAGATTATCTTCCTATTatgtccttattttttttatgccaCACCTGTTAAATTATggatgataaataaaaaatgggaaaTGATAGGAGGAGTAGGACATCTTTGTACTGAggaaacattttctttttcatgcCAAAGTTTATTCAATTGTATAtacaacaaagtttaatttgattggtaaaattaacaactataagataagataattttattaaccaatcaaggtgcccaaaatttgagctatacaatcaaatgaatgaattacaaaataaagcacagaaaatgattaaagtacataacatttagacaaaaaaaaacacacataaaaacacatttacacTTATTAACCTGATATAAACCAAGTTATTGACAACACATAGTTGTTATGGGTGCCACTGTGATCTGGAGAAATTACATAATTCTTTATAGTACTAGGtcaatgggagacaactcctgatcaattttattcgttatatatatctacatttttcttctatttttttttagaacaacAATATTGTCTAtacttttcttttgttcttcAGAAAGAGAGTGCAATAAATTAGATAAGTTTGAAGTAACAAACAAATCTTCAGATGAAAGAATCTAAACAAATTTCTATAAGTCACTAAACAATATGTCTAATTATAAATCATTCTTTTGtccaaaaatgttttattttgaaaaaaaacccgacTGTATGAAAGACATGAAATATGTACTGTTCATTTCTTTTGTAGGTTTTTTTGACAAACTTGAGTATAGATAATCCCGTCGTGGTCAACTCTTCATATTTTGACAAACCAGTAAAATTGAATCATGGAGATGTATTCACCATCATAGACCGATCTTTTCGCTTTGATGAAACAGAGGAATCAATGCAGAGCAAGTTAAGAAATCCAGATAAAGATTTGAATTTGAACAGACCATTAATCAGGATAGATGATGCATCAAAggtaatttgtatttttagttCCATACTGACAAAGTTGAAGTAGACTCTAGGTTTGCACTCTGTCCGTTTGTTGATCTGTTCATTTGCATGTCTGGCAAATCATTTTTCTTCACTTTTTCTTcttgcttgaagatattgatttgattttatcatggcaagttacagatcaagttcaagATTTGTGTCAGTCTaatgattttgtgcagagttatggtccttggaaAATTTACCTAAATAATCAGTGTTCCATACTTTTTAGTCCACTACTGATGAAATTGAAGGGGACTTTAGGTTTGCACTCTGTCTGTTAATCCATTCTTCAGGGCGGCAAATCAGttttccatttttagctcacctggcatgaagggccaagtgagcttttctcaacACTTGGCGTCAGTCGTTGTggtcgttaactttttacatttttaacctcttctagagaaccactgtaGGGAATGACACCAAACATGGCacaaatgttccttatgaggtgctaaccaagtgttgttactttgtagccaatccatcatccaagatggccaccagcgggggacttagtttaaaaTAGGActctatgggaaatgcatacaaatgacttcttttaaagaaacactgaatggaatgaaaccaaatatggcatgaatgttccttatgaggtgctgaccaagtgttgttactttgtagctgatccattatccaagatggcctccAGCGtaggacttagtttaacataggaccctaaggaaaatatatacaaatgtcttcttttagaaaaccactgaatggaatgaaaccaaacatggcatgaattttccttatgaggtgctgaccaagtgttgttactctGTAGcggatccatcatccaagatggctgtcagtgggggacttttgaatgaaatcaaacctagcctgaatagatataggaagatgtggtgtgagtgccaatgagacaactctccatccaaataacaatttaaaaattaaaccattataggttaaagtacggccttcaacacggagcgccttcaacacggagccttggctcacaccgaacaacaagctataaagggccccaaaattactagtgtaaaaccattcaaacgggaaaaccaacggtctaatctgtaTAAAGAATGTTCCTTTCCTTATAAGGTTGTGTTGTTACTtatagccaaattttatatttatttatatgatttcaaaaacccaagtagaatcaggtgagcgatacaggctctttggagcctctagttttctttgttcttgaagatattgatttgatatttggtatatagttttatcatgacaagttcaTATAAATCATGGAAGAAATTTGTTTCAgtcttattattttgttatggtCCATATCTAATATTAGAGTTCTATATATGTTAAACCATATTTCTGTACAAAGGGAGATACATGTAACTCATTTTTAATAGACATTCCttggtaaattgtttgaaatttctttgctttttcaaactaattttctgaatgctatatatataatttttctttatgaTGCAAAATCCTTTGATTAGATGATAAtctattttcattatgttataTATCTTAATACATTACATTGTGTAGATAAAAGTTGTTGACAGTTTATAGATagatatttaacaaattttaattagTTTGTGAcacataaaagataaaatatttggaattattaattatatttgattataatctaaaaatagatatatatattgtattacaTCGTATCTTTTGTCTTGTtagttttttcaaatttctttcattatgcttgaaaatattgattgatAATATTTATACGTACAAACACATTAATGCTACTTATACTTCCTTTTAGTCTTTGAAAAGTAAAAGTCAAAAGAAGTCAAAAGAAGAAGTGAAGTCTAGAAGCAAAAGACGTCGTATGCTGAAGAAACAAAAGTAAGAATcataatttaacatgtttatactTGCTTCctcaaaaataattgttatattgTGGCTTATGAAATATTACTTTATTGAATTAATATTGAATCTGATTCCTAATActtatgaataaaaacaaaaataaactttcacACTATCCTGAATACAATATAGTTGTTCATGATCATCTATCACTGTCtggaaaaaaatcattggaaATGCAAGACATAGGGAATTTGCAACTCAGTTACTATTAGCATCAAGCTTTATATTGAAGAAGATGttgcatgagtgccaatgagacaactctccacccaagtcacaatttataaaaattaaccaTTTATATATAGGCCAAAGAACAGTCAAGATTCACCACTAAGCTTTGACTAACACTGatcagttagctaaaaaggtcccCAAAATGTTCTAGTGTAAATCCCATCTTGGAGAAACCAagggtcttatctatataaaaacgagaaaaactaatgaaccacatcaacaaactacAACTACTAAACATCAGATTTATGCCTTAGGACAGGTGCTAACAATAACAGGGGGTTTAAATCTttacccttatctgaaacaatagtgtaacatcacaacatagaaagacaccttataaaatatcaattgaaattgcTTAActaaatcaaaagacatattaacacaagagaacatacactgaacgaagaaatttgatctatgatataaaaaaagatgtggtatgattgcccctgagacaactctcaacaagagaccaaaatgacacagaaataaataacaactatgGGAAACCGTGCAGTCTCATGAATAACAAATCTGtatcacttaaaaaaaaacgacaaccactgaattacatgatacaatgtaaacaattaaataaaccaatttagtaaggccgttagtttcaGGTTAAGATGATCATGAATTTCAATCAACTTGAACTTTGTGACTTCAACTTGAAACTCAGTATTTATATTCACCGTGATATGATCTATCTTATTTGAATGAAACTACCAATAAGAAAGGGATCAAGAAACTGCTGTAGGAGACTTGTTGTCTCAAggatttcaagaaaaaaatgtttctgcCTAATTGGTCAGCttgttacatgtattaaacaaaCAACCCAAACTGATTCTGACATGCCCAAAAATTCAGTTAttgttactacatgtattataaagatgccgtttttattctttttactGTAGAGTTGTAAAGGCAAATGTTAACCATtcacttttatttcagatattggAAACGAAGAGAAAAAGAATGGGAAAATGACAATATAGATGAAGTAGTTGAAAATGAGAATAGACAAATAGGAGaaacaaaaggaaaaaataGTGTAGATAGCTTTTATGTGGACATGTTTAAAGATCCACTATTTTCGAAAATGGTCACATACCAAAAGGCTAAGAGATTATCCTTAGCTTTGAAAGAAAACGGAcagaaaaataatgatattttagaATAGATTTGgatt
The genomic region above belongs to Mytilus trossulus isolate FHL-02 chromosome 7, PNRI_Mtr1.1.1.hap1, whole genome shotgun sequence and contains:
- the LOC134724781 gene encoding proliferation marker protein Ki-67-like, which encodes MVMLYGEIIVIKRSGVDGAHFLLTVKDCLLGRGKDCDIIIKLPNVSAEHCRIHVSDNKQVFLTNLSIDNPVVVNSSYFDKPVKLNHGDVFTIIDRSFRFDETEESMQSKLRNPDKDLNLNRPLIRIDDASKSLKSKSQKKSKEEVKSRSKRRRMLKKQKYWKRREKEWENDNIDEVVENENRQIGETKGKNSVDSFYVDMFKDPLFSKMVTYQKAKRLSLALKENGQKNNDILE